A region from the Paludicola sp. MB14-C6 genome encodes:
- the mobP3 gene encoding MobP3 family relaxase yields MSRVVFKQWIYKPNKKGTPKAISRMLEYIATRPGVELGNLNLNQELKSIDSDTQFEKELYVQYIATRPGVATDEQPHGLFGRLSNMDEMDDIEDLESIRGYVEDLAHSKKTIYNAIISLEEKDAINKEITTRDAWANLINKNINDIAREMGITPRTLEWCGAVHMEKGHPHVHLMYWDTSQTIGINYIDPEKSNTIRKKLIDDLFHDEIVSLRKDKDLLVKQLMEQITDSNTSSLSSVVKAIKENPKDDLYALSQTFSDINYKILNRRTTNENAPYLFSQLMNLNEQINKEYENGAFKYQYLPQSVKDTLDKISLSIIKSDSDIVKTYESFLNVSAEQANMHGGKKNVNYYVDKQKRKLNQDVGNKILKALKEIRDLHPSLQHEQKDITFFDIQDEKSLMNETPLETNIDQEGTIYYTGQIEKQEIESVNENPTEKSNSNHEPYEKPSSKKKKLESADKKYYVNWNKDFKKAKSLLHDDPPNFDDSLMILKREAEKGNAIAMFDIARFYVDGLGVDINNEEAFNWYEKSLIAFGKIEENTPSPYVEYKMGKMYLSALGTTQDLEKASLLLSQSANSGYKYAQYTLGGMYYRGQGVEQSYEKAFELYSKSHEQSFPYASFELGKMYRDGVGVEINPIKANECFAVAFEGFCKLEDESHDDMLQYRIGKMLLEGMGVDEDRPRAITYFEKSAQLNNTFAQYQLAKLILSDETSSLEKKEEAIQWLSLSADGDNQFAQYALGKIYIKGNDAEQNIEKGISLLTRSAEQDNQYAQYTLGKLYIDGADVEQNVDKGIGLLSQSVEQSNQYAQYTLGKLYIEGIVVEQDLQKGINLFIQSAEQGNQFAQYALGKLYIEGADVEQDIKKGVDLLNQSAKQGNQFAQYALGKLYIEGADVKQDIKKGVDLLNQSAEQGNQFAQHMLGKLYIEGTTTVEQNIKKGIGLLSLSVEQGNQFAQYTLGKLYINGTDVEQNVNKGIDLLSQSAEQDNQFAQYSLGKFYIEGITVPQNIKKGMDFLFQSAEQENQFAQYTLGKLYIEGTTIPQNIKKGMNFLFQSAAQENEFAQYTLGKLYIDGTTVPQNIKKGMDFLFQSAAQENQFAQYTLGKLYIEGSIVPQDVNKGLYLLIQSANQGNQFAQYTLGKLYLEGKVVPYSKLEAFKWLGMAAQQDNQYALLIMNSRQEERIVLISLMQGILDTVAENSNRAVTNKNKKINRDMSKALKAEIMKNLQDNSIEWGD; encoded by the coding sequence ATGAGCAGGGTAGTATTTAAGCAATGGATTTATAAACCGAATAAAAAAGGAACACCTAAGGCAATATCACGAATGTTAGAATACATTGCTACTCGCCCTGGTGTTGAATTAGGAAACTTAAATTTAAATCAAGAACTCAAAAGTATAGATAGCGATACACAATTTGAAAAGGAATTATATGTTCAATACATTGCAACCCGCCCTGGCGTTGCGACGGATGAACAACCTCATGGTTTGTTTGGCCGATTATCAAATATGGACGAGATGGACGATATTGAAGATTTAGAATCAATAAGAGGTTATGTTGAAGATCTCGCACATTCTAAAAAGACTATCTATAATGCAATTATTTCTCTTGAAGAAAAAGATGCAATCAATAAAGAGATAACAACTAGAGATGCATGGGCAAATTTAATAAATAAAAACATCAATGATATAGCAAGAGAAATGGGTATCACTCCACGCACTCTAGAGTGGTGTGGAGCTGTTCATATGGAAAAAGGTCATCCGCACGTACACCTAATGTACTGGGATACATCACAAACAATTGGTATTAACTATATTGATCCTGAAAAATCTAATACAATTCGGAAGAAGCTAATCGATGATCTATTTCATGATGAAATAGTTTCATTACGAAAAGATAAAGACTTATTAGTAAAGCAACTAATGGAACAAATAACCGACAGCAATACTAGTTCTCTTTCTTCTGTAGTAAAAGCCATTAAGGAAAATCCTAAAGATGATTTATATGCATTATCCCAAACTTTTTCAGATATTAACTACAAAATATTAAATCGTCGTACTACCAATGAAAATGCTCCATATCTGTTCAGTCAACTCATGAATCTGAATGAACAAATAAACAAGGAGTATGAAAATGGTGCTTTTAAGTATCAATACTTACCTCAATCAGTAAAAGATACACTAGATAAAATCAGCTTATCAATTATAAAAAGTGACTCAGATATTGTAAAAACATACGAAAGCTTTTTAAATGTTTCAGCTGAACAAGCTAATATGCATGGTGGTAAAAAGAATGTAAATTACTATGTTGATAAGCAAAAAAGAAAGTTAAATCAAGATGTTGGTAATAAAATTCTAAAAGCACTAAAAGAGATTCGTGATTTACATCCATCATTGCAACATGAACAAAAGGACATTACTTTTTTTGACATTCAAGATGAGAAAAGTTTGATGAACGAAACTCCTTTGGAAACCAACATTGATCAAGAAGGCACCATTTATTACACTGGACAAATAGAAAAGCAAGAAATTGAATCAGTAAATGAAAACCCAACAGAGAAAAGCAATAGTAATCATGAACCATATGAGAAACCAAGCAGTAAGAAAAAGAAACTGGAATCTGCTGATAAGAAGTATTACGTTAATTGGAACAAAGATTTTAAGAAAGCAAAAAGTTTATTGCATGATGATCCCCCAAACTTTGATGATTCTTTGATGATCTTAAAACGTGAAGCTGAAAAAGGTAATGCTATTGCAATGTTTGATATAGCACGTTTTTATGTAGATGGATTGGGTGTTGATATTAACAACGAGGAAGCTTTTAATTGGTATGAAAAGTCACTCATTGCATTTGGCAAGATTGAAGAGAATACACCATCACCTTATGTAGAATACAAAATGGGAAAAATGTATTTATCAGCTTTAGGAACTACACAAGATTTAGAAAAAGCTAGTTTATTGTTAAGTCAATCAGCAAATAGTGGTTATAAGTATGCACAATATACTTTGGGTGGTATGTATTACCGAGGTCAAGGTGTAGAACAATCCTATGAAAAGGCGTTTGAGTTATATTCGAAATCACACGAACAAAGTTTTCCTTATGCTTCTTTTGAATTAGGTAAAATGTATCGTGATGGTGTAGGAGTTGAAATAAACCCGATTAAGGCTAATGAATGTTTTGCAGTTGCTTTTGAAGGCTTTTGTAAATTAGAAGATGAGAGCCATGATGATATGTTACAGTATCGTATCGGGAAAATGTTACTAGAAGGAATGGGGGTAGATGAAGACCGTCCCAGAGCTATTACTTATTTTGAGAAGTCAGCACAGCTTAATAATACGTTTGCACAATATCAATTAGCTAAACTTATTTTGTCCGATGAAACATCCTCTCTAGAAAAAAAGGAAGAAGCAATTCAATGGTTATCTCTTTCAGCTGATGGTGATAATCAGTTTGCTCAATATGCATTAGGTAAAATCTATATTAAAGGTAATGATGCAGAGCAAAACATTGAAAAAGGTATTTCTCTACTCACTCGATCTGCAGAACAAGACAACCAGTATGCACAATATACTTTAGGTAAGCTTTACATCGATGGCGCTGATGTAGAGCAGAATGTTGATAAAGGCATTGGTTTACTTTCTCAATCTGTAGAGCAAAGTAACCAGTATGCTCAGTATACTTTAGGTAAGCTCTACATTGAAGGAATTGTTGTTGAACAAGATTTGCAAAAAGGTATTAACCTATTTATTCAATCTGCAGAGCAAGGCAACCAATTTGCTCAGTATGCTTTAGGTAAGCTTTACATTGAAGGAGCTGATGTTGAACAAGACATTAAAAAAGGTGTGGATTTGCTCAATCAATCTGCAAAGCAAGGCAACCAGTTTGCTCAGTATGCTTTAGGTAAGCTTTACATTGAAGGAGCTGATGTTAAACAAGACATTAAAAAAGGTGTGGATTTGCTCAATCAATCTGCGGAGCAAGGCAACCAGTTTGCACAGCATATGCTAGGTAAGCTTTACATCGAAGGTACTACTACCGTGGAACAAAACATAAAGAAAGGTATCGGCTTGCTTTCTTTATCAGTAGAACAAGGCAATCAATTTGCCCAATACACGTTGGGTAAGCTTTATATCAATGGAACCGATGTAGAGCAGAATGTTAATAAAGGTATTGATTTACTTTCCCAATCTGCAGAGCAAGATAACCAATTTGCACAATATTCTTTGGGTAAATTCTATATTGAAGGAATTACTGTTCCACAGAACATTAAAAAAGGTATGGATTTTCTATTCCAATCTGCAGAGCAAGAAAATCAATTTGCTCAATATACTTTAGGTAAATTATATATTGAGGGCACTACTATTCCTCAGAACATAAAAAAGGGTATGAATTTTCTATTCCAATCTGCAGCACAAGAAAATGAATTTGCACAATACACTTTAGGTAAGCTTTACATTGATGGCACTACTGTTCCACAGAACATTAAGAAAGGTATGGATTTTCTATTCCAATCTGCAGCACAGGAAAATCAATTTGCTCAATACACTTTAGGTAAGCTTTACATCGAGGGTTCTATTGTTCCGCAAGATGTGAATAAAGGCTTATATCTACTTATTCAATCAGCAAACCAAGGAAATCAATTTGCTCAATACACACTAGGAAAACTTTATTTAGAGGGTAAGGTTGTACCATACAGCAAATTAGAAGCATTTAAATGGTTAGGAATGGCTGCACAGCAAGATAATCAATATGCATTACTTATTATGAATAGTCGTCAAGAAGAACGCATAGTACTCATTAGTTTGATGCAAGGTATACTTGACACTGTAGCTGAAAATAGCAATCGAGCCGTAACTAATAAAAATAAAAAAATAAATCGTGACATGTCAAAGGCACTTAAAGCCGAAATTATGAAAAACTTACAAGACAATTCTATTGAATGGGGTGATTAA